From a region of the Balaenoptera acutorostrata chromosome 14, mBalAcu1.1, whole genome shotgun sequence genome:
- the SERAC1 gene encoding protein SERAC1, with the protein MSLAAYCIICCRRMGTSTPPPKSTTHWRDVRNIIKFTGSLILGGSLFITYEVLALKKSLTLDTQVVEREKMKSYIYVHTVSLDKRENHGITYQARKELHKAVRKVLATSARILQGPFADTFSTIDIEDHECAVWLLLRKSKSDDRAARLQAVQEMSEARHWHDYQYRIIAQACDLRTLIGLARSKDSDLRFFLRPPPLPSLKEDSSIEEELRQLLASLPQTDLDECIQYFTSLALSESSQSLAAQKGGLWCFGGNGLPYAESFGEVPSATVEMFCLEALVKHSEIPTHCDKIEANGGLQLLQKLYQLHKDCPNVQRNIMRILGNMALNEHLHSTIVRSGWVSILVEAIKSHDIMEASHAARTLANLDRETVQDKYQDGVYVLHPQYRTSQPIKADVLFIHGLMGAAFKTWRQQDSDENLTEKVSEDESKYTTCWPKSWLARDCPALRIISVEYDTSLSDWRARCPVERKSIAFRSNELLRKLRAAGVGDRPVIWVSHSMGGLLVKKMLLEASKKPEMSTIINNTRGIIFYSVPHHGSHLAEYSVNIRYLLFPSLEVKELSKDSPALKTLQDDFLEFAKDKNFQVLSFVETLPTYIGSMIKLHVVPLESADLGIGDLIPVDVNHLNICKPKKKDAFLYQRTLQFICDTLAKDLEN; encoded by the exons ATGTCCCTGGCTGCTTATTGCATCATCTGTTGCAGAAGAATGGGAACCTCAACTCCTCCGCCAAAAAGCACCACACACTGGAGAGATGTCA GAAATATAATAAAGTTTACTGGATCACTTATTTTAGG aggTTCTTTATTTATTACATATGAAGTTCTGGCCTTGAAGAAGTCTTTGACATTAGATACTCAAgtggtagaaagagaaaaaatgaagtcatatatatatgtgcacacagTTTCTttagataaaagagaaaatcacg GAATCACCTACCAGGCAAGAAAAGAGCTTCACAAAGCAGTAAGAAAAGTATTGGCAACATCAGCCAGGATATTACAGGGTCCATTTGCTG acaCCTTTAGTACAATTGACATAGAAGATCACGaatgtgctgtgtggctgctccTGAGAAAGAGCAAGTCCGATGACAGAGCAGCACGACTGCAGGCTGTGCAGGAAATGTCAGAGGCCCGTCACTGGCATG ATTACCAGTATAGGATAATTGCTCAAGCCTGTGATCTGAGAACTCTTATTGGTCTGGCACGAAGCAAAGATAGTGATCTTCGCTTCTTTCTCCGCCCACCTCCTTTACCATCTTTAAAagaa gaTTCTTCCATTGAAGAAGAGCTCAGACAGTTGCTGGCTTCTTTACCTCAAACAGACCTAGATGAGTGTATCCAGTATTTTACATCTTTGGCTCTGAGTGAAAGCAGTCAAAGTCTAGCTGCTCAGAAG GGTGGTTTATGGTGTTTTGGAGGAAATGGACTTCCTTATGCTGAAAGTTTTGGAGAAGTTCCTTCTGCTACAGTGGAAATGTTCTGTTTGGAAGCTTTAGTAAAACATTCTGAg ATTCCCACACATTGTGATAAAATTGAAGCAAATGGAGGCTTACAACTACTGCAGAAGCTGTACCAACTTCACAAGGACTGTCCTAACGTACAGAGAAATATAATGCGTATCCTTGGAAATATGGCTTTGAATGAACATCTTCATTCTACTATAGTTCGCTCAG GCTGGGTTTCCATACTGGTAGAAGCAATAAAGTCCCACGACATTATGGAGGCCTCACATGCCGCCAGAACCCTGGCTAATCTAGACCGAGAGACTGTGCAAGATAAGTACCAGGACGGCGTGTATGTGCTGCACCCCCAGTACCGCACAAG TCAGCCCATTAAAGCAGATGTCCTGTTTATTCACGGCCTTATGGGAGCAGCGTTCAAAACGTGGCGGCAGCAGGACAGTGATGAGAATTTAACCGAAAAGGTTTCGGAGGATGAAAGCAAGTATACAACATGTTGGCCCAAG TCGTGGTTAGCAAGAGACTGTCCCGCTCTCCGAATTATATCTGTGGAGTATGACACCAGCCTTAGCGACTGGAGAGCAAGGTGCCCTGTGGAAAG aaaGTCCATTGCATTCAGGAGCAACGAACTTCTGAGGAAGCTCAGAGCTGCTGGTGTTGGGGATAGGCCAGTGATTTGGGTATCACACAGCATGGGAG GTCTTCTTGTCAAAAAGATGCTGTTGGAAGCCTCTAAGAAGCCAGAAATGAGTACTATTATAAACAATACCAGAGGAATAATTTTTTATAGCGTCCCTCATCATGGATCCCACCTGGCTGAATACTCTGTTAATATTCGCtatcttctctttccctctttggaAGTCAAAGAACTCAGCAAGG ATTCTCCTGCACTTAAAACGCTACAGGATGACTTTCTGGAGTTTGCAAAAGATAAAAACTTCCAGGTGCTGAGTTTTGTAGAAACACTACCAACCTACATTGGTAGCATGATTAAACTCCACGTGGTGCCCCTGGAATCAGCAG atctAGGCATTGGAGATCTAATTCCTGTGGACGTTAACCATTTGAACATTTGTAAGCCAAAGAAAAAGGATGCTTTTTTGTACCAACGTACCTTACAATTCATCTGTGACACTTTAGCCAAAGACCTGGAAAATTGA